One Pantoea trifolii DNA segment encodes these proteins:
- the emrD gene encoding multidrug efflux MFS transporter EmrD, with the protein MLISKTQNRFLLFMLIVLVAVGQMAQTIYVPAMANIAETLNVRSGAIQQVMAAYLMTYGGSQLIYGPLSDSFGRRPVILIGMTIFAVGALIAMFAPSLDILVLGSAVQGLGTGVAGVMARTMPRDLYSGIALRQANSLLNMGILVSPLLAPVIGALLTHLFGWHACFAFLLLLCVGVTASMARWLPETRPVDTPATPFLRRYATLLSDGNFVRYLLLLIGALAGIAVFEASCGVLMGGVLGLDGLTVSILFILPIPAAFFGAWFAGREQKSWHTLMWYGVNSCLLAGLLMWVPAWFGVMNIWTLLVPAALFFFGAGMLFPLATSGAMEPYAWLAGSAGALIGGLQNLGSGVVAWLSALLPQHDQSSLGMLMFVTSLVMLLCWWPLSRHPESGKQAITG; encoded by the coding sequence ATGTTGATAAGTAAAACGCAAAATCGCTTTCTGTTATTCATGCTGATCGTGCTGGTGGCGGTCGGGCAGATGGCGCAAACCATCTATGTGCCAGCGATGGCCAACATTGCCGAAACGCTCAATGTGCGCAGCGGCGCGATCCAGCAGGTGATGGCCGCCTATCTGATGACCTACGGCGGATCGCAGTTGATCTACGGCCCGCTCTCGGACAGTTTTGGCCGCCGTCCGGTGATCCTGATTGGCATGACGATCTTTGCCGTCGGCGCGTTGATCGCCATGTTCGCGCCCTCGCTCGATATTCTGGTGTTGGGCAGCGCGGTGCAAGGTTTAGGGACCGGCGTAGCGGGCGTGATGGCGCGCACCATGCCGCGCGATCTCTATTCCGGCATCGCTCTGCGCCAGGCGAACAGCCTGCTGAATATGGGCATTCTGGTGAGTCCGCTGCTGGCGCCGGTGATTGGTGCGCTGCTGACGCATCTGTTTGGCTGGCACGCCTGTTTCGCCTTCCTGCTGCTGTTATGCGTCGGCGTCACCGCCTCGATGGCGCGCTGGCTGCCGGAAACACGCCCTGTTGATACGCCCGCCACGCCGTTCCTGCGCCGTTATGCCACTTTGCTGAGCGACGGTAACTTCGTGCGTTATCTGCTGCTGCTGATTGGTGCGCTGGCCGGTATCGCGGTGTTTGAAGCCAGCTGCGGCGTGCTGATGGGCGGCGTATTGGGGCTGGATGGATTAACCGTCAGCATCCTGTTTATCCTGCCGATTCCGGCGGCGTTTTTTGGCGCCTGGTTTGCCGGACGCGAGCAAAAATCCTGGCACACGCTGATGTGGTACGGCGTGAACAGTTGCCTGTTAGCGGGCTTGTTAATGTGGGTGCCGGCCTGGTTTGGCGTAATGAACATCTGGACGTTGCTGGTGCCAGCTGCGCTGTTCTTCTTTGGCGCGGGCATGCTGTTTCCGCTGGCAACCTCGGGTGCGATGGAGCCGTATGCGTGGCTGGCGGGCAGCGCTGGTGCGTTGATCGGTGGTTTGCAGAACCTCGGTTCCGGCGTGGTGGCGTGGCTTTCTGCGCTGTTACCGCAGCACGATCAATCCAGCCTTGGCATGTTAATGTTCGTGACGTCGCTGGTGATGCTGCTGTGCTGGTGGCCGCTCTCTCGTCATCCAGAGAGCGGCAAGCAGGCGATTACAGGATAA
- the fpr gene encoding ferredoxin--NADP(+) reductase, which yields MAEWINAEVKEVKNWTDALFSLRVEAPIDTFTAGQFAKLALEIDGERVQRAYSYVNAPQDSLLEFYLVTVPEGKLSPRLQALQPGEQVMITKEAAGFFVLDEIPDCQTLWMLATGTAIGPYLSILQQGEDLDRFDNIVLVHAARFADDLSFLPLMQALQQRYQGKLHIQTVVSREEIAGSLHGRVPQLIESGELERAVGLPLTAETSHVMLCGNPQMVRDTQQLLKDTREMRKHFKRKPGHMTSEHYW from the coding sequence ATGGCTGAGTGGATCAATGCTGAAGTTAAAGAAGTAAAAAACTGGACCGATGCACTGTTCAGCCTGCGCGTCGAAGCACCGATTGATACCTTTACGGCGGGACAGTTTGCCAAGCTGGCACTGGAAATTGACGGTGAGCGCGTGCAGCGCGCCTATTCTTACGTCAATGCGCCGCAGGATTCGCTGCTGGAGTTTTATCTGGTCACGGTGCCGGAAGGTAAACTGAGTCCGCGTTTGCAGGCGTTGCAGCCCGGCGAGCAAGTAATGATCACCAAAGAGGCGGCGGGTTTCTTTGTGCTCGATGAAATTCCAGATTGCCAAACGCTGTGGATGCTGGCGACCGGCACGGCGATCGGCCCCTATTTATCGATTCTGCAACAGGGCGAAGATCTGGATCGTTTTGATAACATTGTGCTGGTACATGCCGCGCGTTTCGCCGATGACCTGAGCTTCCTGCCTTTAATGCAAGCACTGCAGCAGCGCTATCAGGGCAAATTGCACATTCAAACAGTAGTTAGCCGCGAAGAGATCGCCGGTTCGCTACACGGTCGCGTGCCGCAGCTAATTGAAAGTGGAGAACTGGAGCGAGCCGTCGGCTTGCCGCTGACGGCCGAAACCAGCCATGTGATGCTGTGCGGCAATCCACAGATGGTGCGCGATACCCAGCAATTACTGAAAGATACGCGTGAGATGCGTAAACATTTCAAACGTAAACCCGGCCATATGACCAGCGAACATTACTGGTAA
- a CDS encoding YiiQ family protein, giving the protein MNNLPVALLLGLALTFPVWAEDAPALDRSDHLPAAPYLLAGAPTFDMTVAQFREKYNTANPNELLQEYRAIDNRGDKSNLTRAASKISETLYASTALEQGTGKIKTLQITWLPVPGPDMKAAQARAMDYMTALLRFFIPGLSPEDGRKKLDSLLSAGKGARYFARTEGALRFVVADNGDKGLTFAVEPIKLALATP; this is encoded by the coding sequence ATGAACAACCTGCCAGTCGCGCTGCTGCTTGGCCTCGCACTGACATTTCCCGTCTGGGCGGAGGATGCCCCCGCGTTAGATCGTAGCGATCATCTGCCTGCTGCGCCCTATCTGCTCGCGGGTGCGCCAACGTTCGATATGACCGTTGCTCAATTCCGTGAGAAGTACAACACGGCCAATCCCAATGAATTGCTGCAGGAATATCGCGCCATTGATAATCGCGGCGATAAAAGCAATCTGACGCGTGCCGCCAGCAAAATCAGCGAAACGCTGTATGCCTCAACGGCGCTGGAGCAAGGCACCGGCAAAATCAAAACCCTGCAAATCACCTGGCTGCCGGTTCCCGGCCCCGATATGAAAGCCGCGCAGGCACGCGCCATGGATTATATGACCGCCCTGCTGCGCTTCTTCATCCCCGGCTTATCGCCCGAAGATGGGCGTAAAAAACTCGATTCCTTGCTGAGCGCCGGTAAAGGCGCGCGCTATTTTGCCCGCACCGAAGGTGCCTTGCGTTTCGTGGTGGCGGACAATGGCGACAAGGGTTTGACCTTCGCCGTTGAGCCGATAAAACTGGCGCTCGCGACGCCCTGA
- the tpiA gene encoding triose-phosphate isomerase, with protein sequence MRHPLVMGNWKLNGSKQITKELIEGLRKELSGVDGCGVAIAPPAIYLDLAKHAISGSHIALGAQNVDVNLSGAFTGETSADMLKDVGAKYIIIGHSERRTYHKESDEFIAKKFAVVKEAGLVPVLCIGETDAENEAGKTEEVCARQIDAVLETQGAAAFEGAVIAYEPVWAIGTGKSATPAQAQAVHKFIRDHIAKKDAAIAQQVIIQYGGSVNDKNAAELFTQPDIDGALVGGASLKADAFAVIVKAAAAAKNA encoded by the coding sequence ATGCGACATCCACTGGTTATGGGTAACTGGAAACTGAACGGTAGCAAGCAGATCACCAAAGAGCTGATTGAAGGCCTGCGCAAAGAGCTGTCTGGTGTTGATGGTTGTGGCGTCGCGATTGCACCGCCAGCCATCTATCTGGACCTGGCGAAACACGCCATTTCCGGTAGCCACATTGCTCTGGGTGCTCAGAACGTTGACGTTAATCTGTCTGGCGCATTCACTGGCGAAACTTCCGCAGACATGTTGAAAGACGTTGGCGCGAAATACATCATCATCGGCCATTCTGAGCGCCGCACCTACCACAAAGAGAGCGACGAGTTCATCGCGAAGAAATTTGCCGTTGTGAAAGAAGCGGGCCTGGTGCCGGTTCTGTGCATCGGTGAAACTGACGCAGAAAACGAAGCGGGCAAAACGGAAGAAGTGTGCGCACGCCAGATCGACGCCGTGCTGGAAACTCAGGGCGCTGCAGCGTTCGAAGGCGCAGTGATCGCTTACGAGCCAGTTTGGGCTATCGGTACCGGCAAATCAGCCACTCCAGCGCAGGCTCAGGCGGTGCACAAATTCATTCGTGACCATATCGCGAAGAAAGATGCAGCTATCGCTCAGCAAGTGATCATTCAGTACGGCGGCTCGGTCAACGACAAAAACGCCGCTGAGCTGTTCACCCAGCCAGACATCGATGGCGCGCTGGTTGGCGGCGCTTCACTGAAAGCCGATGCATTTGCGGTGATCGTGAAAGCGGCAGCAGCAGCGAAAAACGCGTAA
- a CDS encoding CDP-diacylglycerol diphosphatase: MQGSRRTLKLLTALLVLLIVGLIAGAIHFHKNSNALWQIISEKCVPNMAATGKPAPCQQVNSAQGYVTLKDLNGPLQFLLMPLEKITGMESPILLEPATPNLFAEAWQQRTLLAQKHGAPIPDSALSLAINAQYGRTQNQLHIHISCLRPDVRQQLDALAPRLNAQWHSEMLRKHRYLVRSISAAELAQQSAFIRLADEVPHARTEMGKYGLALAQLPDGRLALLALERNWLKLNSGSAEELQDHNCSILPQ; encoded by the coding sequence ATGCAGGGCAGTCGTCGTACCCTGAAGTTACTTACCGCATTATTGGTGCTGTTGATTGTCGGACTGATCGCCGGCGCCATCCATTTCCATAAAAACTCCAACGCCCTGTGGCAGATTATCAGCGAAAAGTGCGTGCCTAACATGGCGGCGACGGGCAAACCCGCGCCATGTCAGCAGGTGAACAGCGCGCAGGGTTACGTCACGCTGAAAGATCTCAACGGCCCGTTGCAGTTTCTGCTGATGCCGCTCGAAAAAATTACCGGCATGGAAAGTCCGATCCTTCTTGAACCCGCAACGCCAAATCTGTTTGCCGAAGCGTGGCAGCAACGCACATTGCTGGCGCAGAAGCACGGCGCGCCGATTCCCGATAGCGCGCTGTCGCTGGCCATCAATGCGCAATATGGGCGTACGCAGAATCAGCTGCATATTCATATTTCCTGTCTGCGGCCGGATGTGCGTCAGCAGCTGGATGCGCTGGCTCCGAGGCTAAACGCGCAGTGGCACAGTGAAATGCTGCGTAAGCATCGTTATCTGGTGCGGTCGATTTCTGCGGCAGAACTGGCGCAGCAGAGTGCGTTTATCCGCCTGGCGGATGAAGTGCCGCATGCGCGCACCGAGATGGGGAAATACGGGTTGGCGCTGGCACAATTGCCGGATGGCCGTTTAGCGCTGTTGGCGCTGGAGCGTAACTGGCTGAAATTAAACAGCGGCTCGGCGGAAGAGCTGCAGGATCATAACTGCAGCATATTGCCGCAATAA
- a CDS encoding sulfate ABC transporter substrate-binding protein — protein MNKWSIGVTLLLASTSVLAKDIQLLNVSYDPTRELYEQYNKAFSAHYKQETGDNVVIRQSHGGSGKQATSVINGIRADVVTLALQSDVDAIADRGRINKDWIKRLPDNSAPYTSTIVFLVRKGNPKGIHDWPDLIKPGVSVITPNPKTSGGARWNYLAAWGWALDQNHGDQAKALAYVKSLFKNVEVQDSGARGATNTFVERGIGDVLIAWENEAYLAVDKLGKDKFEIVTPSESILAEPTVSVVDKVVDEQGTRKVAEDYLKYLYSPEGQTIAAENFYRPRDEAVAKKFANKFAPVKLFTIDSKFGGWTQAQKTHFADGGSYDQVMKP, from the coding sequence ATGAATAAGTGGAGTATTGGTGTCACCCTGTTACTGGCTTCAACCAGTGTTCTGGCAAAGGATATTCAGCTGTTAAACGTCTCTTACGATCCAACCCGTGAGCTGTACGAGCAGTACAACAAAGCGTTTAGCGCGCATTACAAGCAGGAGACCGGCGACAACGTGGTGATTCGCCAGTCGCACGGCGGTTCCGGTAAACAAGCGACCTCAGTGATCAATGGCATCCGTGCTGATGTGGTTACGCTGGCGCTGCAATCTGATGTCGATGCTATTGCTGACCGTGGTCGTATTAATAAAGACTGGATTAAACGCCTGCCGGACAACTCCGCGCCTTACACCTCGACCATCGTGTTCCTGGTGCGTAAAGGCAACCCGAAAGGCATTCATGATTGGCCGGATCTGATTAAACCGGGCGTTTCCGTCATCACACCAAACCCGAAAACGTCGGGCGGTGCGCGCTGGAACTATCTGGCTGCATGGGGTTGGGCGCTGGATCAGAACCATGGCGATCAGGCCAAAGCGCTGGCTTACGTCAAATCGCTGTTTAAGAACGTCGAAGTACAGGATTCGGGTGCACGTGGTGCGACTAACACCTTCGTTGAACGTGGCATTGGCGATGTGCTGATTGCGTGGGAAAACGAAGCCTATCTGGCGGTGGATAAGCTGGGTAAAGACAAGTTTGAAATCGTCACCCCAAGCGAATCGATTTTGGCCGAGCCAACGGTTTCAGTGGTGGATAAAGTGGTCGACGAGCAGGGCACCCGTAAAGTGGCCGAAGATTACCTCAAGTATCTCTACTCGCCGGAAGGCCAGACCATCGCGGCGGAGAATTTCTACCGTCCACGTGATGAAGCCGTTGCGAAGAAATTTGCCAATAAATTCGCCCCGGTAAAACTGTTCACTATCGACAGCAAATTTGGTGGCTGGACGCAAGCCCAGAAAACCCACTTCGCCGATGGCGGCAGCTACGACCAGGTGATGAAGCCATAA
- the pfkA gene encoding 6-phosphofructokinase — translation MIKKIGVLTSGGDAPGMNAAIRGVVRSALSEGLEVFGIYDGYLGLYEDRMINLDRYSVSDMINRGGTFLGSARFPEFRNDEVRQTAIDNMKKRGIDALVVIGGDGSYMGAKRLTEMGFPCIGLPGTIDNDVAGTDYTIGYFTALETVVEAIDRLRDTSSSHQRISIVEVMGRYCGDLTLAAAIAGGCEFIVLPEIPYTREELVSEIKAGIAKGKKHAIVAITEHICDIDDLAHFIEAETKRETRATVLGHIQRGGAPCAYDRILASRMGSYSIELLLQGYGGRCVGIQNEKMVHHDIIDAIENMKRPFKRDWLDTAKKLY, via the coding sequence ATGATCAAAAAAATCGGAGTACTGACCAGCGGCGGCGACGCCCCAGGCATGAACGCAGCCATTCGCGGAGTTGTACGTTCCGCGCTGAGTGAAGGACTGGAAGTTTTTGGTATTTACGACGGCTATCTGGGATTGTACGAAGATCGCATGATCAACCTCGACCGCTACAGCGTGTCAGACATGATCAACCGTGGCGGCACCTTCCTCGGTTCCGCACGCTTCCCAGAATTCCGCAACGATGAAGTGCGCCAGACCGCGATTGATAACATGAAAAAGCGCGGCATTGATGCGTTGGTCGTTATCGGCGGTGATGGTTCCTACATGGGTGCGAAGCGCCTGACCGAAATGGGCTTCCCGTGCATCGGCTTGCCGGGCACCATCGATAACGACGTAGCAGGCACCGATTACACCATCGGATACTTCACTGCATTGGAAACCGTGGTTGAAGCGATTGACCGCCTGCGCGACACCTCCTCTTCCCACCAGCGCATCTCCATCGTTGAAGTGATGGGCCGTTACTGCGGCGATTTAACCCTGGCGGCAGCGATTGCCGGCGGTTGTGAGTTCATCGTACTGCCTGAAATCCCCTATACCCGCGAAGAGCTGGTTTCAGAGATCAAAGCGGGCATCGCCAAAGGCAAAAAACACGCCATCGTGGCGATTACCGAGCACATCTGCGATATCGACGATCTGGCGCACTTCATCGAAGCTGAAACCAAACGCGAAACCCGCGCCACCGTTCTCGGTCACATTCAGCGTGGCGGTGCACCTTGTGCCTATGACCGCATCCTGGCATCGCGCATGGGTTCTTACTCCATCGAGCTGCTACTGCAAGGTTATGGCGGCCGCTGCGTCGGCATTCAGAACGAGAAGATGGTGCATCACGACATCATCGACGCGATTGAAAATATGAAGCGTCCGTTCAAACGCGACTGGCTGGATACCGCCAAAAAACTTTACTAA
- the fieF gene encoding CDF family cation-efflux transporter FieF (FieF, a metal efflux transporter, is a member of the CDF (cation diffusion facilitator) family of transporters.) yields MDSSYAKLVNRAALAATTLATLLLIVKIFAWWHTGSVSMLAALVDSLVDIAASLTNLLVVRYSLQPADDDHTFGHGKAESLAALAQSMFISGSALFLFLTGIQHLASPETLHAPLVGIVVTVIALFSTLTLVAFQRWVVRRTRSQAIRADMLHYQSDVVMNGAILVALGLSSYGFVRADALFALGIGVYILYNALRMGYDAVQALLDRVLPEHETQEIINVVTNWPGVRGAHALRTRQSGPTRFIQLHLEMEDQLPLVQAHQVADQIEQALLKKFPGSDVIIHQDPCSVVPSNQHGFFQG; encoded by the coding sequence ATGGATTCTTCCTATGCAAAGTTAGTCAATCGGGCGGCGTTAGCGGCGACTACGCTGGCGACGCTGCTGTTAATCGTGAAAATTTTCGCCTGGTGGCATACCGGTTCAGTCAGCATGTTGGCGGCCTTAGTGGATTCATTGGTGGATATCGCCGCTTCACTCACCAACTTGCTGGTGGTGCGCTATTCATTGCAGCCGGCCGATGACGATCACACCTTCGGCCATGGTAAAGCCGAATCATTGGCCGCGCTGGCGCAGAGCATGTTTATCTCCGGCTCGGCGCTGTTTCTGTTTCTCACCGGTATTCAGCATCTGGCATCGCCCGAAACCTTACATGCGCCGCTGGTGGGCATTGTGGTGACGGTGATTGCGCTGTTTTCAACCCTGACATTGGTTGCCTTCCAGCGCTGGGTGGTGCGTCGCACGCGTAGCCAGGCGATTCGCGCAGACATGCTGCACTATCAATCTGATGTGGTGATGAACGGCGCAATATTGGTCGCCCTTGGTTTGAGCAGCTATGGTTTTGTACGGGCGGATGCATTGTTCGCGCTCGGCATCGGTGTTTACATTCTCTATAACGCCTTGCGGATGGGCTATGACGCGGTACAGGCGCTGCTAGACCGCGTACTGCCCGAGCATGAAACGCAGGAGATCATTAACGTGGTGACCAACTGGCCAGGCGTACGTGGCGCACATGCACTGCGCACGCGGCAATCGGGCCCGACGCGTTTCATCCAGCTGCATCTGGAGATGGAAGATCAGTTGCCGCTGGTGCAGGCGCATCAGGTGGCCGATCAAATTGAGCAGGCATTACTAAAGAAGTTTCCCGGCTCAGACGTGATCATCCATCAAGATCCCTGCTCTGTTGTGCCGAGCAATCAGCACGGATTTTTTCAAGGTTAG
- the cpxP gene encoding cell-envelope stress modulator CpxP encodes MRYLTAVVIASAMVLSHASAEAADTTTIDEMHPNSGLTTGSMTQNPQSYMFDGIELTEQQRQQMRDLMQQARHERPTISVQDIETMHDLVIADKFNESAIRQQAEKQARAAIEQQVEMARVRNQMYHLLTPAQQATLQKNYERRLAEVRRLSGLQPSSPLQAVSSTSSNQ; translated from the coding sequence ATGCGCTACTTAACCGCCGTCGTCATTGCCTCAGCGATGGTTCTCAGTCACGCCAGCGCCGAAGCAGCAGACACGACGACGATTGACGAGATGCATCCGAACAGCGGATTGACGACAGGCAGTATGACGCAAAATCCGCAAAGCTACATGTTCGATGGCATTGAGCTGACTGAACAACAGCGGCAACAGATGCGAGACCTGATGCAGCAAGCGCGACACGAACGCCCAACAATCAGCGTTCAAGATATAGAAACTATGCATGACCTTGTCATTGCAGACAAATTTAACGAATCGGCTATTCGACAGCAGGCAGAGAAACAAGCCCGCGCAGCGATAGAACAGCAAGTCGAAATGGCTCGGGTTCGTAATCAGATGTACCACCTGTTAACGCCTGCACAGCAAGCGACATTGCAGAAAAATTATGAGCGACGATTGGCTGAAGTTCGTCGGCTCTCAGGATTGCAGCCATCATCACCGCTGCAAGCAGTGAGTAGTACCAGCAGTAACCAGTAA